A genomic stretch from Phaeodactylum tricornutum CCAP 1055/1 chromosome 22, whole genome shotgun sequence includes:
- a CDS encoding predicted protein: MGFDAASIQQALASSNGNLDQATDALLSRQGSPSNSQSTPSRAEEESLQRAIQESLRTVPLTPHEHAQRSKPTVPRTAAVSKAAQAAARRAATARETVSVTPHSASTSLAIHHPEVRLVPKLQDKSKEEQILRCADRMKASPAAVDTLLRTLSAVQKEPSNDKFRKIDKSTPGYQRSVAKTPGAEDLLRAMNYRLVPSRPNELIIDRSMIDPALLYLGISALEQVKGTPEYQQGKAQLTFTKELATIRASADCSTEEAIRRSTYMGQCPSEPTEGRGALVQIVLVDEVIRRRFDGDDILNDILHWLGGHGSAIPDKLLSRTWTLVDRNANPPSSIDCVANRNNTLQYIGCWPSGKLELLPNTED, from the coding sequence ATGGGCTTTGACGCGGCATCAATCCAACAAGcgttggcttcttcgaaTGGCAATCTCGACCAAGCTACTGACGCTTTGCTATCGAGACAAGGTAGTCCTTccaactcacagtcaacacctTCGCGAGCCGAAGAAGAGTCTTTGCAACGAGCAATACAAGAAAGTTTACGCACGGTTCCGCTAACTCCACACGAACACGCACAGCGTTCCAAACCCACGGTCCCACGCACCGCTGCCGTGTCCAAGGCTGCCCAAGCCGCGGCTCGGCGTGCCGCTACCGCAAGAGAAACAGTAAGTGTCACGCCCCACTCCGCGTCGACGTCTCTGGCGATTCATCATCCGGAGGTAAGGCTGGTACCGAAATTACAAGACAAGTCGAAAGAAGAACAGATTCTTCGGTGTGCTGATCGAATGAAAGCTTCACCCGCCGCCGTTGACACCCTCCTTCGAACACTCAGTGCGGTACAGAAAGAACCAAGCAACGACAAATTTCGCAAAATTGACAAGTCCACTCCAGGCTACCAGCGCAGTGTCGCCAAGACACCAGGGGCAGAAGACCTTTTACGGGCCATGAACTATCGGCTCGTACCGAGCAGACCTAATGAACTCATCATTGATCGCAGTATGATCGATCCCGCACTGTTGTATCTAGGAATCTCAGCCTTGGAACAAGTGAAAGGAACACCGGAGTATCAGCAAGGGAAGGCTCAACTAACTTTCACCAAAGAGCTCGCGACGATTCGCGCTAGTGCTGATTGTAGTACCGAAGAAGCTATTCGACGGTCGACGTACATGGGACAATGCCCCAGTGAACCTACCGAAGGGCGGGGTGCACTCGTCCAAATTGTATTGGTGGACGAAGTCATTCGGCGTCGGTTCGACGGTGACGACATTTTGAATGACATCCTCCATTGGTTAGGGGGGCACGGTTCCGCAATTCCGGATAAACTTCTTTCCAGAACGTGGACCTTGGTCGATCGCAATGCCAATCCACCGTCATCCATCGATTGTGTCGCGAACCGAAACAATACTCTCCAGTACATTGGGTGTTGGCCGAGTGGTAAACTGGAACTACTACCCAACACAGAAGACTGA
- a CDS encoding predicted protein, which translates to MERTKIQDEHKSPPNPSTFRWFLGLLVASTFSMVYFVAPFYMLTVVFALVFKYPSVEIAWMYAIPMIVSAILPPMASPLALRLISPLIDYFDYEEIHETSPVDVQKEILSNNKNYLLVFQPHGALSFTGITSMVTAPQAMKGKLPTAVADALLYTPILKHVLGIFGLISASKSSMIRTLKKKGVEGTIVLYVGGIAELFLTDETDERLYLRKRKGFIKLALQQGVDVVPVYLFGNTNALSVLKTGFLAAISRKLQISLTYIWGKWYLPIPRDCKLLYASGQPLGMPHILDPSQADIDKWHEKYCSEVMRIFEKYKEKVPEYKHKKLEII; encoded by the coding sequence ATGGAGAGAACAAAGATACAAGACGAGCACAAAAGTCCCCCTAATCCGTCGACATTTCGATGGTTCCTCGGCCTTCTAGTGGCGTCGACGTTTTCCATGGTCTATTTTGTGGCTCCCTTTTACATGCTTACAGTCGTGTTTGCACTAGTTTTCAAATATCCTTCGGTAGAAATTGCATGGATGTACGCTATTCCGATGATTGTCTCGGCCATTTTGCCACCAATGGCTTCTCCACTTGCCTTGCGACTCATCTCCCCGCTCATTGACTACTTCGATTACGAAGAGATCCACGAAACCTCACCGGTGGACGTCCAGAAGGAAATACtaagcaacaacaaaaactaTTTGCTAGTCTTTCAACCGCATGGAGCACTGTCGTTTACAGGAATCACTTCAATGGTGACAGCTCCACAAGCAATGAAAGGCAAATTGCCAACAGCTGTGGCTGACGCACTCTTGTACACACCTATACTGAAACATGTCTTAGGAATTTTCGGGCTGATTAGTGCCTCCAAAAGCAGCATGATCCGAACTTTAAAAAAGAAGGGTGTGGAAGGAACCATTGTTTTGTACGTTGGTGGGATTGCCGAGCTCTTTTTGACCGACGAGACGGACGAGCGCCTCTATCTGCGAAAGCGAAAAGGGTTTATCAAATTAGCTCTACAACAGGGTGTCGATGTTGTACCTGTGTATCTATTTGGGAACACAAACGCGCTGTCGGTACTAAAGACGGGATTTCTCGCGGCAATTTCGCGAAAATTACAGATATCTCTGACGTACATTTGGGGAAAGTGGTATCTTCCGATTCCCCGTGATTGCAAATTGCTGTATGCTTCCGGTCAGCCATTAGGAATGCCTCATATTTTAGACCCAAGCCAAGCCGACATTGATAAATGGCACGAAAAGTACTGCTCCGAGGTCATGCGGATCTTCGAAAAATACAAGGAAAAGGTTCCGGAATACAAGCACAAGAAATTAGAAATTATTTGA
- a CDS encoding predicted protein: protein MPNCTTLLLVDVQNDFHPGGSLAIPTANEDADRIAALIRSHPEKIDRIVATMDSHQKLHIAHPSFWLAGDGSGLHPVPFTIISHDDIRNGTWKPRPDLKTCTNDKNTLDREVLGDLKDVENESGSFDLTKYCIEYARRLEEKGRFQICIWPEHCLIGSTGHSLVDSVREAINEWSEQTGRSVEWVMKGQNLLTEMYSALAAEVPVSHTTAFNHKVHSSLLESDRLIVCGQAMSHCVNYTLRDIVEYKPEISTCQIYLLLDCTSSVPTFEYAANEFQHDMEKLGVLLVKSTELFQCASFKK, encoded by the coding sequence ATGCCAAATTGTACCACTCTCTTACTAGTGGACGTACAAAATGACTTCCATCCCGGTGGCAGTCTTGCCATTCCCACCGCCAACGAGGACGCGGATCGCATTGCTGCTTTGATTCGGTCGCATCCAGAAAAAATTGATCGCATAGTGGCTACCATGGACTCGCACCAAAAGCTGCATATCGCGCATCCCTCGTTCTGGCTCGCTGGGGATGGATCGGGTCTTCATCCCGTTCCCTTTACAATTATCTCGCACGACGACATTAGGAACGGAACTTGGAAACCCCGTCCTGATCTCAAGACTTGCACAAATGACAAAAACACCTTGGACAGGGAAGTTCTTGGCGATCTCAAAGACGTTGAGAACGAATCAGGGTCGTTCGATCTCACCAAGTACTGTATTGAATATGCACGTaggttggaagaaaagggCCGATTCCAGATTTGTATATGGCCTGAGCATTGCCTGATTGGGTCTACGGGTCATAGCTTGGTAGATTCTGTGCGGGAAGCAATCAATGAGTGGAGTGAACAGACTGGAAGAAGCGTTGAATGGGTCATGAAAGGTCAAAATTTGCTGACGGAGATGTATTCCGCACTTGCTGCCGAAGTCCCAGTTTCGCATACCACAGCCTTCAACCACAAAGTGCACTCCTCGCTACTGGAATCTGATCGTTTGATCGTGTGCGGACAAGCGATGAGTCACTGTGTGAACTACACCCTCCGCGATATTGTGGAGTACAAACCGGAGATTAGCACGTGTCAGATCTATTTGCTTCTCGACTGCACTTCTTCCGTACCGACTTTTGAGTACGCTGCCAACGAATTCCAGCATGACATGGAAAAATTGGGAGTCTTGCTCGTTAAGTCCACCGAATTATTTCAATGTGCAAGTTTTAAAAAATGA
- the GltX gene encoding ferredoxin-dependent glutamate synthase, fusion of large and small subunits (involved in synthesis of glutamate; contrary to the Thaps homologue, this one seems to lack N terminal presequences for chloroplast targeting), whose protein sequence is MISSACLVVRKGSRLSTFHRVSAVSLRRTLQRCTVPGITALQNPLLRQRFYSTERIVQLRSGRREDDLPKTLYDAKNEKENCGVGLIASLKSVPSRAIVERADEMLVRMAHRGGCGCDPASGDGSGMLFGMPDSFMRARAKELFQAELPAVGEYAVSNIFFPPGSHVNGKMDECKAILDRLVKESKHTTLGWRPVPVNNSQLGKDPLDSEPITQQLIVINDRKIPNKAFEQDLMKIRKMAEDEVAVIQGPESGFYVNSLTSHHITYKGQLTPEQVSQYYLDLQDPSFISHLALVHSRFSTNTFPSWERAQPIRMMCHNGEINTLRGNKNWMYSRGGIMESPIYGDDTSHLLPATSDNMSDSGNFDSVLELLTKGSNRTLPEAVMMMIPEAWQDNDNLSDKKKSFYEYNSAVMEPWDGPAMVAFTDGRYIGATLDRNGLRPSRYYVTKDDHVMLSSEIGVCPDIPDSDVKVKHRLEPGKMFLVDFETQRIVPDDEIKEQVASMHPYSDWVQNGMIDLESWSKQSGSRSGPMDFTQTNRKLNMFGYSSEKLEMLLLPMAVGGKEALGSMGNDAALAVLSEQPRQVNDYFKQLFAQVTNPPIDPIREEIVMSLVCPVGPEGNLLSDPQQSHCERLVVRHPVLTLDEMETLKNQEYKSTSGGQGFKTAVIDTTFSVGSGPDGMLQALERICDEAAEAIQGPFGGSGVEGVILSDKFAGPDRIALPSLLAVGAVHHHLLKTKQRPKAAIFAEAGDAKEVHDFATIFGYGCDAVCPYMAYEAICKMNEEGQIESKAKQQFTDEEAMQNYRKAAAKGLLKVMSKMGISTLQSYKGAQVFEAVGLADEVVDRCFSGTTTRIQGTDFEALYRDLERFHESAYPPIPSDLDDLVRSDGQFHYRDGGEAHLNTPAGMVNLQIAGRTNSREAYKEFARLTNEQNKKVTLRGQLKFKFDPTKAIPIEEVEPTSEIVKRFASGAMSLGSISREAHETLAVAMNSIGGRSNTGEGGEDPKRFLDNRRSSIKQVASGRFGVTSHYLANSDQIQIKMAQGAKPGEGGELPGFKVSEYIAENRHTTPGVGLISPPPHHDIYSIEDLAQLIHDLKNAQPKGEVSVKLVSEVGVGVVAAGVAKALADHITVSGHDGGTGAAAWTGVKGAGLPWELGLAETQQTLVLNGLRDRVKLQTDGQLKTGRDVAIAALLGAEEFGFATAPLVVMGCIMMRKCHLNTCPVGIATQDEELRRKFSGQPEHVMNYFFLLAEEVREIMAKLGYRNMAEMIGQTQHLDINKRGLHYKSRGLDLSPLLTPASELNPSAGIRNLTGQYHGLDIAKDIDFIAKAKDALENQIPVVIEDEIENVNRTLGTMLSYEISSRYGTEGLPDDTIHLKLKGHGGQSLAFTLAKGITMTVEGDANDYTGKGLSGGKLAVYPTADVVASGFEAEEHVVVGNVCLYGATSGKAFFRGKAGERFCVRNSGALAVVEGVGDHGCEYMTGGIMVSLGETGRNFAAGMSGGIAYIYDADGKFPARCNMGLVGLETIDTPEESEEVHSYIKEHVEMTGSSTGQKMLDNWENEVGRFVKVFPHDYKRVLMEREARAAEAA, encoded by the exons ATGATTTCCTCGGCTTGTCTTGTCGTACGCAAGGGCTCGCGGCTGTCCACCTTCCATCGTGTTTCGGCGGTGAGTCTGCGTCGCACGCTGCAACGCTGTACAGTGCCTGGCATCACAGCACTCCAGAACCCTCTCCTTCGTCAACGCTTCTACTCGACGGAACGCATCGTTCAACTTCGTAGCGGAAGGCGAGAGGATGACTTACCGAAAACTTTGTATGACGCCAAAAATGAGAAGGAGAATTGCGGAGTTGGTTTGATTGCTTCCCTCAAGTCGGTTCCTTCGCGAGCTATTGTCGAAAGGGCGGATGAGATGTTAGTCCGTATGGCTCATCGCGGAGGCTGTGGGTGTGATCCTGCTTCGGGGGACGGGTCTG GTATGCTTTTCGGGATGCCCGATTCGTTCATGCGAGCCCGTGCTAAGGAGCTTTTCCAGGCAGAGCTTCCTGCAGTAGGAGAGTACGCAGTGAGCAATATCTTCTTCCCGCCAGGAAGCCACGTGAACGGAAAAATGGATGAATGCAAAGCGATCCTCGATCGACTTGTCAAAGAAAGTAAGCATACTACTTTAGGGTGGCGCCCAGTCCCTGTCAACAACTCTCAGCTCGGGAAGGACCCACTGGATTCGGAACCTATCACCCAGCAACTCATTGTTATCAACGATCGAAAGATTCCCAACAAAGCATTTGAGCAAGATCTTATGAAAATTCGCAAAATGGCAGAGGACGAAGTTGCCGTTATTCAAGGACCTGAAAGTGGTTTTTATGTCAACTCCCTTACCAGTCATCACATTACCTACAAGGGGCAATTGACCCCAGAGCAGGTCTCGCAGTACTATCTAGACCTGCAGGATCCGTCGTTTATCTCTCATTTGGCGTTGGTGCATTCCAGATTCTCGACAAATACCTTTCCATCTTGGGAACGCGCCCAGCCGATTCGTATGATGTGCCATAATGGGGAGATCAACACCCTTCGCGGAAACAAGAATTGGATGTACAGTCGCGGGGGCATTATGGAATCTCCGATCTACGGTGATGATACCAGCCATCTTCTACCCGCAACTTCTGACAATATGAGCGATTCGGGGAACTTTGATTCGGTTTTAGAACTACTCACAAAAGGCTCAAATCGTACATTGCCGGAGGCTGTTATGATGATGATTCCGGAAGCCTGGCAGGACAATGACAATTTATCGGACAAAAAGAAATCGTTTTACGAGTACAACTCAGCTGTAATGGAACCTTGGGATGGGCCTGCGATGGTTGCCTTCACAGATGGTCGTTACATTGGTGCCACTTTGGACCGGAACGGTCTTCGTCCCTCGCGCTACTATGTGACTAAAGACGATCACGTCATGCTCTCCTCCGAAATTGGCGTCTGTCCCGATATCCCTGACTCGGACGTTAAAGTCAAGCATCGTCTGGAACCGGGGAAAATGTTTTTGGTCGACTTTGAAACGCAGCGCATCGTGCCGGACGACGAGATTAAGGAACAGGTTGCTTCGATGCACCCTTACTCGGATTGGGTTCAAAACGGTATGATCGATCTGGAAAGCTGGTCGAAGCAAAGCGGAAGCCGAAGCGGTCCTATGGATTTTACCCAGACCAACCGCAAACTGAACATGTTTGGTTACAGTAGCGAAAAGCTAGAAATGTTGCTACTGCCTATGGCCGTCGGCGGCAAGGAAGCGCTTGGAAGCATGGGAAACGATGCAGCTCTTGCTGTTCTTTCTGAGCAGCCACGCCAAGTAAACGATTATTTCAAGCAACTGTTTGCACAGGTGACGAACCCTCCGATTGATCCTATACGTGAAGAAATCGTGATGAGTTTGGTCTGCCCTGTTGGTCCCGAGGGCAACCTACTTTCTGATCCGCAGCAATCACATTGCGAGCGTCTGGTGGTCCGTCACCCCGTACTCACTCTGGATGAAATGGAAACTTTAAAGAATCAGGAATATAAGAGCACAAGCGGCGGTCAAGGATTTAAAACGGCTGTAATTGATACAACGTTTTCGGTAGGAAGTGGACCGGACGGCATGCTTCAG GCTCTTGAACGAATCTGCGATGAAGCAGCTGAAGCCATCCAGGGCCCTTTTGGCGGAAGCGGCGTGGAGGGCGTTATTCTTTCTGATAAATTCGCTGGTCCCGATCGAATTGCGCTGCCATCTTTGCTGGCCGTCGGTGCTGTCCACCATCATTTGCTGAAAACGAAGCAACGCCCTAAGGCAGCTATTTTTGCCGAAGCTGGAGATGCCAAAGAAGTTCACGATTTTGCGACAATTTTCGGATACGGCTGTGATGCTGTTTGTCCTTACATGGCCTACGAAGCTATTTGCAAAATGAACGAGGAAGGACAAATTGAGTCTAAAGCGAAGCAGCAGTTCACGGACGAAGAGGCGATGCAAAACTACCGTAAGGCCGCAGCCAAAGGTCTTTTAAAAGTAATGAGTAAAATGGGCATTTCTACGCTGCAGAGCTACAAGGGTGCTCAGGTTTTTGAAGCAGTTGGTCTTGCAGACGAAGTCGTGGATCGCTGTTTCAGCGGAACGACAACCCGCATCCAGGGCACCGATTTTGAAGCGCTTTACCGTGATCTGGAACGCTTCCATGAGAGTGCCTATCCTCCGATACCTTCGGATTTGGATGACTTGGTCCGCAGCGATGGGCAGTTCCACTACCGGGACGGCGGAGAGGCTCATCTGAATACCCCTGCTGGAATGGTTAACCTGCAAATTGCTGGCCGAACGAACTCACGTGAAGCCTACAAGGAGTTTGCGCGTCTCACTAACGAGCAAAACAAGAAAGTCACCCTCCGTGGCCAGCTCAAGTTTAAGTTTGACCCGACTAAGGCAATTCCTATTGAAGAAGTGGAGCCAACGAGTGAGATTGTCAAGCGCTTTGCGTCTGGTGCCATGTCTCTGGGGTCAATCAGTCGCGAAGCCCATGAGACGCTGGCTGTGGCAATGAACAGTATTGGAGGTCGATCGAACACTGGCGAAGGTGGTGAAGACCCGAAACGCTTTCTTGACAATCGTCGATCCAGTATCAAACAAGTTGCCTCTGGACGATTTGGTGTGACATCCCACTATCTGGCAAATAGTGACCAGATCCAAATCAAAATGGCTCAAGGCGCAAAGCCCGGCGAAGGTGGCGAATTGCCCGGATTTAAAGTCTCGGAGTATATTGCTGAGAATCGGCACACAACTCCAGGCGTTGGTCTGATTTCTCCGCCGCCTCACCACGACATTTATTCGATTGAAGATCTAGCTCAACTCATTCACGACTTAAAGAATGCTCAGCCAAAGGGAGAGGTATCCGTCAAACTTGTGTCTGAAGTCGGAGTTGGTGTTGTCGCTGCAGGTGTCGCCAAGGCTCTTGCCGATcatatcacagtcagtggtCATGACGGGGGCACTGGAGCAGCTGCCTGGACTGGTGTGAAAGGAGCCGGTCTCCCATGGGAGCTTGGTCTTGCCGAAACGCAGCAGACCCTTGTCTTGAATGGTTTACGTGATCGAGTTAAGTTGCAAACCGACGGACAGCTGAAAACGGGACGAGATGTTGCGATCGCCGCGCTCCTCGGCGCTGAAGAGTTTGGCTTCGCCACGGCTCCACTAGTTGTAATGGGATGCATCATGATGCGCAAATGCCACTTGAACACTTGCCCTGTGGGTATAGCCACGCAAGACGAAGAGCTTCGTCGCAAGTTTTCTGGACAGCCTGAGCACGTCATGAATTACTTCTTCCTGCTTGCTGAGGAAGTTCGCGAAATTATGGCGAAATTGGGGTACAGAAATATGGCAGAAATGATTGGACAAACCCAGCATTTGGACATCAACAAACGCGGCCTTCACTACAAAAGCCGTGGGCTGGACTTGAGTCCGCTTTTAACGCCTGCGTCAGAGCTCAACCCGTCTGCCGGAATTCGCAATTTGACCGGCCAATATCACGGTCTCGACATTGCCAAGGATATTGATTTTATTGCAAAGGCGAAGGATGCGTTAGAAAACCAGATCCCAGTTGTCATCGAAGACGAGATTGAAAACGTCAACCGTACTCTTGGAACTATGCTTTCTTACGAGATCTCTTCGCGATACGGTACGGAGGGTCTTCCAGACGACACAATTCACCTCAAGCTTAAAGGACATGGTGGGCAGTCTTTAGCGTTTACTCTTGCAAAGGGTATCACGATGACAGTGGAAGGAGACGCGAATGATTACACTGGTAAAGGCCTCTCAGGCGGAAAGCTTGCTGTTTACCCGACGGCCGATGTCGTCGCAAGTGGGTTTGAAGCCGAAGAGCACGTTGTCGTGGGAAATGTTTGTTTGTACGGTGCTACGTCAGGCAAGGCATTCTTTCGTGGAAAGGCGGGTGAGCGATTTTGTGTCCGTAACTCCGGTGCCCTCGCTGTCGTCGAAGGTGTTGGCGACCACGGCTGCGAGTATATGACTGGTGGCATTATGGTTTCTCTCGGCGAAACGGGTCGCAACTTTGCTGCTGGTATGAGCGGAGGCATCGCTTACATCTACGACGCGGATGGCAAATTTCCCGCCCGTTGCAACATGGGCCTTGTGGGATTGGAGACGATTGATACGCCGGAAGAATCAGAAGAGGTGCACAGCTACATCAAGGAACATGTTGAAATGACCGGAAGCAGTACTGGTCAGAAAATGCTGGATAACTGGGAGAATGAGGTCGGTAGATTCGTCAAAGTCTTCCCTCACGATTACAAACGCGTGCTGATGGAACGCGAGGCTCGGGCTGCAGAGGCTGCGTAA
- a CDS encoding predicted protein, with protein sequence MGSPHRTRYAVESDQPAPTPPVNLGPEVTLEKHFLPLTRRRLKHVITTGLWTTDHIETTLTVDQEKVGGNGARLSNCSGSRLICIRREPLLALGYGELRNVDAQLMFDTWEWTANLGAPAALVAGAVLATMVESREAMSPKKSDTQLMRVAKKLCRFLLLSSFGLEVVSIFVTTVTGTMLLSHGDTPGTLKNLAYNSPMGFLKNNWEFEYLTARIAFLQGLFHWLASVALELYIPKEAEGVAARRMNKFTSSALATILVGMLSFLNRHMTFYKNYAHMLRCYVVVSFKMFFWPPHPLTILMAPMTIITLVLGFQAFMTSGDMEKD encoded by the exons ATGGGCTCTCCCCACAGAACGCGTTATGCGGTCGAGTCGGACCAACCGGCACCAACTCCACCGGTGAACTTGGGACCAGAAGTTACGCTGGAGAAGCACTTTTTGCCGCTGACCCGTCGCCGTTTGAAGCACGTAAT CACAACGGGACTATGGACCACCGACCACATCGAGACCACTTTGACGGTAGATCAGGAAAAGGTTGGCGGCAATGGTGCAAGGTTGTCTAATTGTTCTGGCTCTAGGCTCATATGTATCCGG AGAGAACCATTGCTCGCTCTGGGATACGGGGAACTGAGAAATGTCGACGCGCAATTGATGTTTGATACCTGGGAATGGACAGCAAATCTTGGGGCACCAGCTGCTCTGGTTGCTGGCGCAGTTCTAGCAACCATGGTAGAATCTCGCGAGGCCATGTCTCCGAAGAAGTCGGATACACAACTTATGCGTGTCGCAAAGAAATTGTGCCGATTTCTACTATTGTCTTCCTTTGGTCTGGAAGTTGTAAGCATTTTTGTTACAACGGTGACTGGTACAATGCTATTGAGCCATGGTGACACGCCGGGTACATTAAAAAATTTGGCGTACAACTCGCCGATGGGGTTTCTAAAGAACAATTGGGAGTTCGAATATTTGACTGCGCGCATTGCATTTCTCCAGGGGCTTTTCCACTGGCTGGCAAGCGTCGCTTTGGAACTATACATCCCCAAAGAAGCCGAAGGCGTGGCCGCGCGGCGAATGAACAAGTTTACATCATCGGCGCTAGCAACAATCCTTGTCGGCATGCTCTCATTCCTCAATCGACACATGACATTCTACAAGAATTATGCGCATATGTTACGTTGCTACGTTGTGGTCAGCTTTAAAATGTTTTTCTGGCCACCGCATCCATTGACGATCCTCATGGCGCCCATGACCATCATTACCTTGGTTCTTGGCTTTCAAGCATTCATGACCTCGGGTGATATGGAAAAAGACTAG